The following are encoded together in the Scomber scombrus chromosome 7, fScoSco1.1, whole genome shotgun sequence genome:
- the mboat1 gene encoding lysophospholipid acyltransferase 1: MGERADTAFKTTGSKWLLPVSEYLGFPLDQVNFLTCQLFALVAAFWFRLYLSPSHANPLVRHAVATLLGITFLIFCFGWYSAHILTVVVANYLIIINADIKNIHRYSMVTAMGYLTVCQVSRVFIFNYGILSTDFSGPLMIVTQKITTLAVQLHDGMCKKEEGLTPEQKLMAINVRPSLIEYLSYNLNFLSVLVGPCSNYKDYIDFIEGRHISSRLRHHSGTCNGQNGYDKTPDLSPMNAVCKKLLVCCGCMLFFLYVTRALPIVHNVDPDFVSNTPFLTRLTYAFFSIQAARPKFYFAWTLADAVNNAAGYGFLGIDKNGKPSWDLICNLNILGIETATSFKTFIDNWNIRTGIWLKTVCYDRAPKHRLALTFILSALWHGVYPGYYFTFITAIPITIAARAVRKSVRHYFMGSTGLKLSYDFLTWAATQLAICYTVMPFLLLAVQPTMVYYRSMYFHVHIISILAAIALHQKHKPNEPSATSKTFSSASSSSSSSCPPQCQPVHSNNNDKVE, translated from the exons ATGGGCGAGCGTGCGGACACTGCGTTTAAAACCACTGGATCCAAGTGGTTGCTGCCAGTCAGTGAATACCTGGGCTTTCCTCTTGACCAG GTGAATTTTTTGACGTGCCAACTGTTTGCCTTGGTTGCTGCCTTCTGGTTCCGTCTCTACCTCAGTCCTAGCCATGCCAATCCCCTGGTCAGGCACGCTGTGGCCACTCTCCTTGGCATTACCTTTCTCATCTTCTGCTTTGGATG GTACTCAGCTCACATCCTGACAGTGGTGGTTGCAAACTACTTGATAATCATCAATGCTGACATCAAGAATATACACAG ATATTCAATGGTGACTGCTATGGGATACCTGACAGTTTGCCAAGTGAGCCGAGTCTTCATCTTTAACTATGGAATACTGTCCACTGACTTCTCTGG GCCTTTGATGATAGTAACCCAGAAGATCACCACATTGGCTGTTCAACTCCATGATG GTATGTGTAAGAAGGAAGAAGGTCTGACACCGGAACAGAAGTTGATGGCTATAAA TGTGAGGCCATCTCTCATTGAATACCTGAGTTACAATCTCAACTTCCTGAGTGTCTTGGTGGGACCGTGCAGTAACTATAAGGACTACATAGACTTCATAGAGGGCAGACACATTAGCAGTAGGCTCAGGCATCACTCTGGGACGTGTAATGGGCAAAATGGCTATGATAAGACTCCAGACCTGTCACCTATG AACGCTGTCTGTAAAAAGCTGCTGGTCTGCTGCGGCTGTATGCTGTTCTTCCTCTATGTGACCCGGGCCTTGCCGATAGTGCACAATGTTGACCCCGACTTTGTCAGCAACACCCCCTTCCTTACCAGGCTCACCTACGCTTTCTTCTCCATACAAGCAGCAAGGCCCAAATTCTACTTCGCCTGGACACTAG CTGATGCCGTCAACAACGCTGCGGGTTATGGCTTCCTTGGGATTGATAAAAATGGAAAACCATCCTGGGATCTCATCTGCAACCTCAACATCTTGGGGATTGAG ACAGCAACCAGTTTCAAGACATTCATAGACAACTGGAATATTCGAACAGGAATTTGGCTTAAAAC TGTGTGTTATGACCGAGCCCCCAAGCACCGGTTGGCTCTGACCTTTATCTTGTCTGCCCTCTGGCATGGTGTTTATCCAGGGTACTATTTCACCTTCATCACCGCCATCCCTATCACCATAGCAGCACGAGCT GTACGGAAGTCTGTCCGCCACTACTTCATGGGCTCCACAGGCTTGAAGCTAAGCTACGACTTCTTAACTTGGGCAGCCACCCAACTGGCCATCTGCTACACTGTCATGCCTTTTCTACTTCTGGCAGTTCAACCCACTATGGTTTATTACAG GTCCATGTACTTCCACGTGCACATCATTAGCATTCTAGCTGCGATCGCCCTGCATCAGAAACACAAACCCAACGAACCCTCTGCCACcagtaaaacattttcctccgcctcctcctcgtcctcgtcTTCGTGCCCACCCCAGTGCCAGCCTGTTCACTCCAACAACAATGACAAAGTAGAGTGA
- the LOC133983534 gene encoding transcription factor E2F3-like codes for MRRGISSAPDKVILAGVGGSPLDNNIILTTLSDRLNPGQSNATYIQIITTPPPCNVTQTSNVCLSEPQINNIYTTPQQAAANGAGQRPALGRPPAKRRLALDDSDHQYQSEPARTPKGRGANGARLKTPRTPKSPPEKTRYDTSLGLLTKKFVDLLAQSSDGVLDLNLAAETLQVQKRRLYDITNVLEGIHLIKKKSKNNIQWMGCSLLEVEGALSQRQRLTAEVSALAEEEQRLEQLIQRCSLDMRHMSELQSNQKYAYVTYQDIKQAGNLRDQTVIVIKAPTDTKLEVPDPDESLSIHLTSTKGPIEVLLCSDEENDPRSPVKNGNMDINGNSPFLKVLQDSSCTTTSPSTSLPPTSSTLAVSVTTLSPISSPYTSLLQQTEDQIPASLGPFLNLGPPLLDQDDYLLGLGDDQGISDLFDACDFDKIPTFGLDDLLCS; via the exons ATGAGAAGAGGGATCTCCTCGGCTCCGGACAAAGTGATTTTAGCGGGGGTTGGGGGCTCTCCTCtggacaataatatcattttgaCAACTCTCTCGGATCGATTAAACCCCGGTCAATCCAACGCTACCTATATCCAAATAATAACCACCCCACCGCCTTGCAACGTTACACAGAcatcaaatgtgtgtttatccGAGCCTCAGATAAACAACATTTACACAACTCCACAACAAGCTGCAGCAAACGGAGCAGGACAACGACCCGCTTTAGGAAGACCGCCG GCAAAAAGGCGGCTAGCGCTCGATGATTCAGATCACCAGTACCAGTCAGAGCCAGCCAGGACTCCAAAAGGCAGAGGAGCCAATGGGGCACGACTAAAGACACCTAGAA CACCCAAGTCTCCGCCAGAGAAGACGCGGTACGACACGTCTCTGGGCCTGTTAACTAAGAAGTTTGTGGACTTACTTGCTCAGTCTTCTGATGGAGTTTTGGACCTCAACCTTGCTGCAGAAACCTTACAG GTACAGAAAAGACGGTTGTATGATATCACTAATGTACTAGAGGGCATTCACCTCATCAAGAAGAAATCAAAGAACAACATTCAGTGGAT GGGATGCAGTCTGTTGGAGGTTGAGGGGGCATTGAGCCAGAGACAAAGACTGACAGCAGAAGTTTCTGCGCTGGCAGAAGAAGAGCAGAGGCTTGAACAACTCATCCAGAGATGCAGCCTGGACATGAGACACATGAGCGAGTTGCAAAGCAATCAGAA GTATGCCTATGTAACGTACCAAGACATCAAACAGGCGGGAAACCTTAGAGACCAGACTGTTATTGTCATCAAAGCACCCACAGACACCAAACTAGAAGTACCAGACCCTGATGAG AGTTTGTCCATTCATCTGACCAGCACCAAAGGTCCTATAGAAGTCCTGCTGTGCTCAGATGAGGAGAATGACCCCAGGAGTCCTGTGAAAAATGGCAACATGGACATCAATGGGAACTCACCTTTCCTCAAAGTCCTTCAAG ATTCCAGCTGCACAACCACTTCTCCCAGCACCTCCTTGCCTCCAACCTCGTCCACCTTAGCTGTCTCCGTCACTACTCTCTCGCCCATTTCGTCCCCTTACACCAGTCTCCTCCAGCAAACGGAAGACCAGATCCCTGCATCCCTGGGCCCTTTCTTGAACCTTGGGCCTCCTCTACTGGACCAAGATGACTACCTTTTAGGTTTGGGAGATGACCAGGGAATCAGCGACTTGTTTGACGCCTGTGACTTTGATAAGATACCTACTTTTGGCCTGGATGATCTCCTGTGCAGCTAG